A genomic region of Streptomyces sp. R33 contains the following coding sequences:
- a CDS encoding DUF2786 domain-containing protein: MREIVDRACEAALYSQDDAGLDAGASVLVGDGGQWGGVGRELLGRGEAYVRQAWERGWQPADVLRLVGRDLGERHLRITRDLIAAEARRYARLPERWTDAEVWWTEDGEYGERLVQREKADRFSLATALLEVFRLLIRLPSIEPVGALPGDPAGDALEHAHIEPRMLGRIRALLAKAEATTFPEEAEALSAKAQELMARHTVDEAVLAASGKGPAQVPAACRIGVEAPYEEAKAVLLDAVATANRCRAVWNSAYEFSTVVGFESDLEAVELLYTSLLVQGTAAMTRAEAAQRSGGRKRTKTFRQSFLLAYASRLGQRLAETAEHTVAEAPDNLPALVARDVAVTSRADEMFPRTTTTRLRGATDHAGWEDGTAAADRAHMGGKHRPLPR, from the coding sequence GTGAGAGAGATCGTCGATCGTGCCTGTGAAGCCGCCCTCTACAGCCAGGACGATGCCGGGCTGGATGCCGGGGCCTCGGTGCTCGTCGGGGACGGTGGGCAGTGGGGCGGGGTCGGGCGGGAGCTGCTCGGGCGCGGGGAGGCGTACGTACGGCAGGCCTGGGAGCGGGGGTGGCAGCCCGCCGACGTGCTCCGGCTGGTCGGGCGGGACCTCGGCGAGCGGCATCTGCGGATCACCCGCGACCTGATCGCCGCCGAGGCGCGCCGGTACGCCCGGCTCCCCGAGCGGTGGACCGATGCCGAGGTGTGGTGGACAGAGGACGGCGAGTACGGGGAACGGCTCGTGCAGCGGGAGAAGGCCGATCGGTTCAGCCTTGCCACGGCCTTGCTCGAAGTCTTCCGGCTGTTGATCCGGTTGCCCTCCATCGAGCCCGTGGGGGCCCTCCCCGGGGACCCGGCCGGCGATGCCCTGGAGCACGCGCACATCGAGCCCCGCATGCTCGGCCGCATCCGGGCCCTGCTCGCCAAGGCCGAGGCGACCACCTTCCCGGAGGAGGCCGAGGCGCTCAGCGCCAAGGCGCAGGAGCTGATGGCCCGGCACACCGTCGACGAGGCCGTGCTCGCGGCGAGCGGCAAGGGGCCCGCTCAGGTGCCTGCGGCCTGCCGGATCGGGGTCGAGGCGCCGTACGAAGAGGCCAAGGCCGTGCTGCTGGACGCCGTCGCCACGGCCAACCGCTGTCGGGCCGTGTGGAACAGCGCCTACGAGTTCTCCACCGTGGTGGGGTTCGAGAGCGACCTGGAGGCCGTCGAGCTGCTCTACACGTCCCTGCTCGTGCAGGGGACCGCCGCCATGACCCGCGCCGAGGCCGCCCAGCGTTCCGGCGGGCGCAAGCGGACCAAGACGTTCCGGCAGTCCTTCCTGCTCGCGTACGCCAGCCGGCTCGGCCAGCGCCTCGCCGAGACGGCCGAGCACACCGTCGCCGAGGCCCCCGACAACCTGCCCGCCCTGGTGGCCCGTGACGTCGCCGTCACCTCCCGGGCGGACGAGATGTTCCCCCGGACCACGACCACCCGGCTGCGCGGGGCCACCGACCACGCGGGCTGGGAGGACGGCACGGCCGCCGCCGACCGCGCGCACATGGGCGGCAAGCACCGCCCGCTGCCCCGCTAG